Proteins from a genomic interval of Mesobacillus sp. S13:
- a CDS encoding 2-oxoacid:acceptor oxidoreductase family protein has translation MSILPKKNELGFYEIRLESIGGLGANLAGKMLAEAGVLGLGLNGSNFSSYGSEKKGSPVKSFVRFCEPETEIRIHSPIEEPHVVGVFHEALYKMVDVVSGLRPDGILLVNSTRDFDDIKKDLHLEHGTLAIVDALSIAVEEKTKVNTAMLGALYRILDFLDPEAMKNVIRKTFEKKYPHLVEPNIRTFERGYNEVQFKTYAPEDGAKGKKFERPMPLLGYQTQEIGGVITAQANSLLKDLSGSRQGFLPKFNQQECINCAACDTACPDYCFVWEEGEDKRGRKQMFLKGIDYQYCKGCLKCVEACPTTALSDLREMIGYAEENQVKHNYPYVTGGVS, from the coding sequence ATGTCTATCTTACCGAAGAAAAATGAATTAGGCTTTTATGAGATAAGACTTGAATCGATTGGAGGACTTGGCGCGAACCTGGCAGGAAAGATGCTTGCTGAAGCAGGTGTCCTGGGTCTGGGATTGAACGGTTCCAACTTTTCTTCTTATGGATCGGAGAAAAAAGGATCACCGGTAAAAAGCTTTGTCCGTTTCTGTGAACCAGAAACCGAAATCAGGATCCACAGTCCGATAGAAGAGCCGCATGTGGTCGGTGTATTCCATGAAGCGCTTTATAAAATGGTCGATGTAGTTAGCGGGTTGCGCCCTGACGGGATCCTGCTGGTGAATTCAACGAGAGATTTCGATGACATTAAAAAAGATCTTCATCTAGAGCACGGAACACTGGCAATTGTCGATGCACTTTCGATTGCTGTCGAGGAAAAAACAAAAGTAAATACTGCGATGCTTGGTGCATTGTACCGCATTCTTGATTTCCTAGATCCTGAAGCGATGAAAAATGTTATCCGCAAAACGTTTGAGAAAAAATATCCTCATTTAGTGGAGCCGAACATCAGGACATTCGAGCGAGGCTACAATGAAGTTCAATTTAAAACTTACGCACCTGAAGATGGCGCAAAAGGCAAGAAATTCGAGCGTCCTATGCCGCTTCTTGGTTACCAGACACAGGAAATCGGCGGTGTGATCACAGCTCAGGCAAACAGTCTCCTGAAGGACCTGAGCGGTTCGAGACAGGGATTCCTGCCAAAATTCAACCAGCAGGAATGCATCAACTGCGCTGCATGTGATACTGCATGTCCTGATTATTGCTTCGTTTGGGAAGAAGGAGAAGATAAACGCGGCAGAAAGCAAATGTTCCTTAAAGGAATCGATTATCAATATTGCAAAGGCTGCCTGAAGTGTGTTGAGGCATGTCCAACTACTGCGTTGAGTGATCTGAGGGAAATGATCGGCTATGCCGAGGAAAATCAAGTAAAACATAACTATCCTTATGTGACAGGAGGGGTTTCTTAA
- a CDS encoding acyltransferase family protein — translation MKQRDYYFDNAKFILIFFVVFGHLLRSFIEDNEMIYNLYKVIYTFHMPAFILVSGFFARGFNKKGYVMKIAKKLILPYFIFQLIYSIFYYFLYSKSTFTMDPLNPHWSLWFLISLFCWNIMLIGFSKLNAPIGLLVAFGMGLGVGYVDWISNYLSLSRTFVFFPLFLIGYHLTKDHISTLTRPAFKAGALVTFALVFLGFYFNPYIDYKWLLGSKPYSLMEAASIASMFTRLGFYLLSLLMVFSFLTIVPKKQYFFTDLGKNTLYVYLLHGFFVRTFRESEVQDFFHSPERILLLAVIALLLTFLLSSKYAAAIAQPLIEFKTSRISQLKLRFNAILRFYRRKLTSQ, via the coding sequence ATGAAACAACGAGATTACTACTTTGACAATGCCAAGTTCATCTTGATTTTTTTCGTCGTATTTGGCCATCTTTTGCGCTCGTTCATTGAAGACAATGAAATGATCTATAATCTTTATAAAGTCATTTATACATTCCATATGCCTGCCTTCATCCTTGTTTCCGGATTTTTCGCAAGGGGGTTCAATAAAAAAGGCTATGTGATGAAAATTGCCAAAAAATTAATACTGCCTTACTTCATCTTTCAGCTGATCTATTCTATTTTCTATTATTTCCTGTACAGTAAGTCTACTTTTACGATGGATCCGCTAAATCCGCACTGGTCCCTATGGTTCTTAATCAGTCTGTTCTGCTGGAACATCATGCTGATTGGCTTCTCAAAGCTTAACGCACCTATTGGGTTGTTGGTTGCCTTTGGAATGGGGTTGGGTGTCGGCTATGTAGATTGGATCTCCAACTACTTGAGCCTATCAAGGACCTTTGTGTTCTTTCCATTGTTCCTGATTGGGTACCACTTGACGAAGGACCATATTAGCACATTGACAAGGCCCGCCTTCAAGGCTGGAGCATTGGTAACCTTTGCTCTTGTATTTTTAGGTTTCTATTTTAACCCATATATAGACTATAAATGGCTGCTGGGTTCCAAACCATACTCATTGATGGAAGCTGCTTCAATAGCAAGCATGTTCACACGATTGGGCTTTTATTTATTAAGCCTGCTGATGGTGTTCAGCTTCTTGACCATTGTCCCGAAGAAACAATACTTCTTTACAGACCTTGGCAAAAATACTCTATACGTCTATCTGCTGCATGGTTTTTTTGTACGAACCTTCCGGGAAAGTGAAGTCCAGGACTTCTTCCATAGTCCTGAACGAATCCTTTTGCTGGCGGTCATCGCCTTGCTGCTGACCTTCCTATTGTCCAGCAAGTACGCAGCAGCCATCGCACAACCGCTGATCGAATTCAAAACCTCACGGATTAGCCAGCTAAAGTTAAGGTTTAATGCTATACTTCGCTTCTATCGTCGGAAACTTACAAGCCAGTGA
- a CDS encoding B12-binding domain-containing radical SAM protein, translated as MNIVLTTLNAKYIHTNLAIRYLKAYAQPEFDVNLVEYTIKDPVINIVSDLIQKQPDVIGFSCYIWNIEESIKVIKMIKKINPDIKIVAGGPEVTYDVLEWMREVPEFDFIVIGEGEQTFKQLLTAVASGADFTEVPGIAYRKGESISMNPQQNKLDLKELPSPYRFEEDLPHLSKRVTYLETSRGCPFSCQFCLSSIEVGVRYFDREKIKEDIRYLMANGAKTIKFVDRTFNISRSYAMEMFRFLIDEHLPGTVFQFEITADIMRPEVIQFLNDEAPAGLFRFEIGVQSTNDYTNELVMRKQNFDKLKRTVTMVKDGGKIDQHLDLIAGLPEEDYQSFKKTFNDVFAMRPEELQLGFLKMLRGTGLRLRAEQHDYVYMDHSPYEILGNNVLDFNDIIKIKQVEDVLEKYWNDHRMDRTVEYLVTKVFPSPFDFFQDFGSYWETKGWSRIGHQLEDLFKRLFNFLQEKGVEDLEAIESLMKYDYLASMKHKPRKPWWELSLDKQDRSEIYRGIIQKPDVLGNQYSAMNISEKELYKHTLLEDITIDLEKFIEDGEIMHSPSYMLVYFDSKLNRPQFFTFKMEDVKPA; from the coding sequence ATGAATATTGTTTTAACAACGCTTAACGCGAAATATATACACACAAACCTTGCGATCAGGTATCTTAAGGCATATGCCCAGCCTGAGTTTGACGTAAATCTTGTTGAGTATACCATCAAGGATCCTGTGATCAATATTGTGTCAGACTTGATTCAAAAACAGCCTGATGTTATTGGATTCAGCTGCTACATCTGGAATATTGAAGAGAGTATCAAAGTCATCAAGATGATTAAAAAAATCAATCCTGACATAAAAATTGTCGCAGGCGGCCCTGAGGTTACTTATGATGTCCTTGAATGGATGAGGGAAGTTCCGGAATTTGATTTCATCGTCATTGGTGAAGGTGAACAGACCTTCAAGCAGCTTCTTACCGCAGTAGCTTCGGGAGCAGATTTTACGGAAGTACCTGGAATAGCCTATCGAAAAGGCGAAAGCATCTCTATGAATCCGCAGCAGAATAAGCTGGATTTAAAGGAGCTTCCGTCCCCATATCGTTTCGAAGAAGACCTCCCCCATCTTTCTAAAAGGGTAACCTATCTCGAAACAAGCCGCGGCTGCCCATTCAGCTGCCAATTTTGCTTGTCTTCCATTGAAGTCGGGGTCCGCTATTTCGACAGGGAGAAAATCAAGGAAGATATCCGTTATTTAATGGCAAATGGTGCGAAAACAATCAAATTCGTCGACAGGACGTTCAATATCAGCCGAAGCTATGCAATGGAAATGTTTCGTTTCCTGATCGATGAGCATCTGCCTGGCACAGTGTTCCAGTTTGAAATCACAGCTGATATCATGCGACCTGAGGTCATTCAATTCTTGAACGATGAAGCACCTGCCGGTTTATTCCGTTTTGAAATCGGGGTCCAATCAACTAATGATTACACAAATGAGTTGGTCATGAGGAAACAGAATTTCGATAAGTTGAAACGCACTGTAACCATGGTAAAGGATGGCGGTAAGATTGATCAGCATCTTGATTTAATTGCCGGATTGCCAGAAGAAGATTATCAATCATTCAAAAAAACATTTAATGATGTATTTGCCATGCGTCCGGAAGAATTGCAGCTTGGATTCTTGAAGATGCTCAGAGGGACTGGTTTGAGACTGAGGGCTGAACAGCATGATTATGTGTACATGGATCATTCTCCATATGAAATTCTCGGAAATAATGTCCTTGATTTCAATGACATCATAAAAATAAAACAGGTTGAAGACGTTTTGGAAAAATACTGGAATGATCACCGAATGGATCGTACCGTTGAGTATCTGGTCACAAAGGTATTTCCTTCACCATTTGATTTCTTCCAGGACTTCGGCTCTTATTGGGAGACAAAAGGATGGTCCCGGATTGGCCATCAGCTAGAGGACTTATTCAAAAGACTTTTCAACTTCCTACAGGAAAAAGGTGTGGAAGATCTGGAAGCTATTGAAAGTTTGATGAAGTATGATTACTTGGCCAGCATGAAACACAAGCCAAGAAAGCCATGGTGGGAGCTAAGCTTGGACAAGCAGGATCGTTCTGAAATATACCGTGGGATCATCCAGAAACCTGACGTCCTTGGCAATCAGTACTCCGCGATGAATATTAGTGAAAAGGAATTATATAAACACACTCTGCTTGAGGATATCACTATTGACTTGGAGAAGTTTATCGAAGATGGAGAAATCATGCACTCCCCTTCTTATATGCTTGTATATTTCGATTCAAAATTGAATCGTCCTCAGTTTTTCACTTTTAAAATGGAAGATGTAAAGCCGGCTTAA